A region from the Azospirillum thiophilum genome encodes:
- the mnhG gene encoding monovalent cation/H(+) antiporter subunit G, with translation MTHLAEIPAWAAVLTALLLLTGAVLTLIGTVGLLRFDSFYQRVHAPTLGSTLGIGCVLLASMLFFSVLETRAILHEVLITALMVVTTPITLMLLARAALYRDRTEGSDEVPPPPSD, from the coding sequence ATGACCCATCTGGCCGAAATCCCGGCATGGGCCGCGGTCCTGACCGCCCTGCTGCTGCTGACCGGCGCAGTCCTGACCTTGATCGGAACGGTCGGGCTGCTGCGGTTCGACAGCTTCTACCAGCGGGTCCACGCCCCGACCTTGGGCTCGACGCTGGGCATCGGCTGCGTCCTGCTCGCCTCGATGCTGTTCTTCTCGGTCCTGGAGACGCGGGCGATCCTGCACGAGGTGCTGATCACCGCCCTGATGGTCGTCACCACGCCCATCACCCTGATGCTGCTGGCGCGGGCCGCGCTCTACCGCGACCGCACCGAGGGCAGCGACGAGGTGCCGCCGCCGCCCTCCGATTGA